One genomic window of Lytechinus variegatus isolate NC3 chromosome 1, Lvar_3.0, whole genome shotgun sequence includes the following:
- the LOC121405698 gene encoding uncharacterized protein LOC121405698, with translation MGITWAHYTRVTLRSSHTKQYTVTWAHYTRVTLRSSHTKQYTVTWAHYTQVTLRSSHTKQYTVTWAHYTRVTLRSSHTKQYTVTWAHYTQVTLRSSHTKQYTVTWAHYTRVTLRSSHTKQYTVTWAHYTQVTHRSSHTKQYTVTWAHYTRVTLRSSHTKQYTVTWAHYTQVTLRSSHTKQYTVTWAHYTQVTLRSSHTKQYTVTWAHYTQVTLRSSHTKQYTVTWAHYTQVTLRSSHTKQYTVTWAHYTQVTLRSSHTKQYTVTWAHYTQVTLRSSHTKQYTVTWAHYTQVTLRSITPNNTILRSLLEAVTPNNTQ, from the exons atgggCA TAACATGGGCACATTATACTCGGGTCACTCTTAGGAGCAGTCACACCAAACAGTACACAGTAACATGGGCACACTATACTCGGGTCACTCTTAGGAGCAGTCACACCAAACAGTACACAGTAACATGGGCACACTATACTCAGGTCACTCTTAGGAGCAGTCACACCAAACAATACACAGTAACATGGGCACATTATACTCGGGTCACTCTTAGGAGCAGTCACACCAAACAATACACAGTAACATGGGCACACTATACTCAGGTCACTCTTAGGAGCAGTCACACCAAACAATACACAGTAACATGGGCACATTATACTCGGGTCACTCTTAGGAGCAGTCACACCAAACAATACACAGTAACATGGGCACACTATACTCAGGTCACTCATAGGAGCAGTCACACCAAACAATACACAGTAACATGGGCACATTATACTCGGGTCACTCTTAGGAGCAGTCACACCAAACAATACACAGTAACATGGGCACATTATACTCAG GTCACTCTTAGAAGCAGTCACACCAAACAATACACAGTAACATGGGCACACTATACTCAGGTCACTCTTAGGAGCAGTCACACCAAACAATACACAGTAACATGGGCACACTATACTCAG GTCACTCTTAGAAGCAGTCACACCAAACAATACACAGTAACATGGGCACACTATACTCAGGTCACTCTTAGGAGCAGTCACACCAAACAATACACAGTAACATGGGCACATTATACTCAGGTCACTCTTAGAAGCAGTCACACCAAACAATACACAGTAACATGGGCACACTATACTCAGGTCACTCTTAGAAGCAGTCACACCAAACAATACACAGTAACATGGGCACATTATACTCAGGTCACTCTTAGGAGCATCACACCAAACAATACAATACTTAGGTCACTCTTAGAAGCAGTCACACCAAACAATACACAGTAA